Proteins from one Toxotes jaculatrix isolate fToxJac2 chromosome 13, fToxJac2.pri, whole genome shotgun sequence genomic window:
- the rpa3 gene encoding replication protein A 14 kDa subunit: MAGILDVPKSRINCSMLSQHISRPVCFVGRVEKVHPTGKTFTVSDGEGKVATVELNDPLEEELSGIVEVIGMVSNKGGIIATTYNLLREDKGLFDLELYNEALKVIHDFPQHYPFEVASSG, translated from the exons ATGGCAGGTATACTGGATGTTCCCAAATCAAGGATAAACTGCTCTATGCTGTCGCAGCACATTAGCAGGCCGGTCTGCTTCGTTGGGCGCGTTGAAAAG GTTCATCCAACAGGAAAAACCTTCACCGTCTCGGATGGAGAAGGAAAGGTCGCAACAGTCGAGCTTAACGATCCC cttGAGGAGGAGCTGAGCGGCATTGTGGAGGTGATCGGTATGGTTTCCAACAAAGGAGGAATAATAGCCACAACATACAACCTGCTACGGGAGGACAAAGGCCTTTTTG ATTTGGAGCTCTATAATGAAGCCCTGAAGGTCATCCATGATTTCCCCCAGCACTACCCTTTTGAAGTGGCATCAAGTGGATAA
- the col28a1a gene encoding collagen, type XXVIII, alpha 1a gives MRWSRLGLKVLIVILTLLSSTRSQNRRRKGPKEDNQIIINEAKTLICPVEIMFIVDSSEKAKALLFERQKEFILRFSTKLMQLQSAGWRLRLRLAALQYSSTVSVEHNFRDWQDMDVFQSRVAAMTFIGHGTYSAYAITNATQVFNRETSSSSLRVVLLMTDGTDHPRSPSAVTAAAEAKQHNIRVFTIRLSGLTKDGPMGSKLRSIASAPPQQHVLSLTDSQLDNRLFNELNSVVKTGCPHPKTCLCEKGERGYPGPPGKPGELGSDGAPGPKGSRGEPGLNGRPGMEGLQGQPGSKGEKGEQGECGAPGKKGEQGADGPLGPRGPRGEQGAMGGPGDQGPEGPSGSKGERGPRGAPGPPGDNGIGFPGPKGDKGNQGRPGPPGPMGMGEPGTTGPAGPPGMQGSPGFPGEGLPGSKGDRGYEGPKGSRGPPGLGYKGDKGNTGAPGLPGLVGFPGPGIQGEKGEQGPAGPSGPRGPPGLGIVGPKGDQGFPGEPGPQGDRGVGDPGPKGEPGPDGAAGIPGIPGEDGAAGPKGEMGVPGVRGIEGAPGKGIPGEKGDRGDRGPRGLSGSPGPVGPAGAKGEPGTPGMMGLPGPAGLGFPGPKGDPGSVGPVGPMGEPGIGIIGPKGNKGNPGPIGPPGVKGDGFPGPPGLPGLPGLQGETGPEGKGLPGPKGDRGLPGVPGPSGPPGIGLYGPKGGTGQPGPPGLPGPLGEGIQGPKGEPGFQGPVGPRGAPGDGLPGEKGDRGIPGERGKKGDKGDYGESGSTGPMGRPGEKGEPGLTKEEVIRIIREICGCGLKCRESPLELVFVIDSSESVGPENFELVKDFVNAIIDRVSVSQDASQIGVVLYSHVDMVVVSLQQQPSQDDIKAAVRNMPYLGEGTFTGSAIHRANQLFKASRPGVRKVAVVLTDGQADPRDVMKFEETATEAHAEGIEMFVIGVANKTDPLYKEFQAEMKVIASDPDEEHVYIIDNFRELPTLESKILSQICEQDDSMAFLPNSVFPSVEIHPEVPEDSRSREFPERENIQHELTVGIVTAPTLQSPESGRPEESRLDTKLLMEPWNRLPDITLASPGGRGKQGPGVTSVVGPQIPTDWLRQAKSTQAPVSPPPPPPLTDLSVSGEGCGQPLDPGPCRQYVVKWYYDPEANACAQFWYGGCQGNANKFETEADCRNSCIYT, from the exons ATGCGGTGGTCACGGTTAGGCCTCAAGGTTCTGATTGTTATTTTGACTCTGTTGAGCTCAACCAGAAGccagaacaggaggaggaaaggacCTAAAGAGGACAACCAGATCATCATCAATGAGGCCAAAA CCCTGATCTGCCCAGTGGAGATTATGTTCATTGTGGACAGTTCGGAGAAAGCCAAAGCTCTGCTGTTTGAGCGACAGAAGGAGTTCATCCTGCGTTTCAGCACCAAGCTCATGCAGCTCCAGTCTGCCGGCTGGCGGCTGCGCCTACGCCTGGCGGCTCTGCAGTACAGCAGCACTGTTTCAGTGGAGCACAACTTCAGAGACTGGCAGGATATGGACGTGTTCCAGAGCCGGGTGGCCGCCATGACCTTCATTGGCCATGGCACCTACTCTGCTTACGCCATCACCAACGCCACCCAGGTGTTCAACCGTGAGACATCTTCCAGCAGCCTGAGGGTGGTGCTGTTGATGACGGATGGAACGGACCACCCTCGCAGCCCCAGTGCtgtgacagctgctgctgaggccaAACAGCACAACATCAGGGTGTTCACCATCAGGCTGTCGGGCCTGACCAAGGATGGTCCCATGGGTTCAAAGCTGCGCTCCATCGCCAGCGCTCCCCCACAGCAGCATGTACTCAGTCTCACCGACAGCCAGCTGGATAACAGACTCTTCAATGAACTG aACTCAGTTGTGAAAACTGGG TGCCCACACCCAAAGACCTGCCTGTGTGAAAAAGGGGAAAGGGGCTACCCTGGACCTCCA GGGAAACCAGGGGAGCTGGGGTCTGATGGAGCACCTGGTCCAAAGGGATCCCGT GGGGAACCTGGTCTTAACGGACGTCCAGGAATGGAAGGTCTTCAG GGTCAACCTGGCAGCAAAGGGGAAAAG GGAGAACAAGGTGAATGTGGTGCCCCTGGTAAAAAAGGAGAACAG GGTGCAGATGGACCTCTTGGCCCCAGAGGCCCCAGAGGAGAGCAg GGAGCCATGGGAGGACCTGGAGACCAGGGTCCAGAGGGACCATCTGGATCTAAA GGTGAGCGAGGACCAAGGGGCGCACCTGGACCTCCAGGAGATAATGGCATTGGGTTCCCTGGTCCCAAG ggTGACAAGGGGAACCAAGGAAGACCAGGTCCACCTGGACCAATGGGTATGGGTGAACCAGGGACAACG GGTCCAGCAGGGCCACCAGGGATGCAAGGATCTCCAGGGTTTCCAGGTGAGGGTCTCCCAGGATCCAAG GGTGACAGAGGGTATGAAGGTCCTAAGGGAAGCCGTGGACCTCCAGGATTAGGGTACAAAGGTGATAAG GGAAACACAGGAGCCCCCGGGCTGCCAGGTTTGGTCGGGTTTCCAGGGCCAGGTATCCAAGGAGAAAAG GGGGAACAAGGGCCTGCTGGGCCTTCTGGTCCCAGGGGACCTCCTGGATTAGGTATAGTTGGACCAAAG GGTGACCAGGGTTTCCCTGGAGAACCTGGACCTCAGGGAGATAGGGGTGTTGGTGACCCAGGGCCAAAG GGAGAGCCAGGACCCGATGGGGCTGCTGGGATACCAGGCATTCCCGGTGAGGATGGAGCTGCCGGACCTAAG GGAGAGATGGGGGTGCCAGGTGTGCGAGGCATCGAGGGAGCACCAGGAAAAGGTATCCCTGGAGAAAAG ggagacagaggagaccgTGGACCAAGGGGACTGTCAGGGTCTCCAGGCCCAGTTGGCCCTGCTGGAGCTAAG GGAGAGCCCGGCACCCCTGGAATGATGGGCCTACCTGGACCCGCTGGGCTCGGCTTTCCAGGGCCGAAG GGAGATCCTGGTTCTGTGGGGCCAGTGGGACCCATGGGAGAACCTGGAATAGGAATCATTGGCCCAAAG GGTAATAAAGGAAATCCTGGGCCTATAGGACCACCAGGGGTGAAGGGAGATGGCTTCCCAGGACCACCG GGACTGCCTGGTTTACCAGGACTGCAAGGAGAGACGGGACCTGAAGGGAAAGGACTACCTGGACCTAAG GGTGACAGAGGCTTACCAGGGGTCCCAGGCCCATCAGGTCCTCCTGGAATCGGACTTTATGGACCAAAG GGTGGTACAGGGCAGCCTGGCCCACCAGGCCTCCCAGGGCCCCTCGGAGAAGGCATCCAAGGACCAAAG GGAGAGCCCGGGTTTCAAGGGCCAGTGGGCCCTCGAGGGGCACCAGGGGACGGCCTTCCAGGAGAGAAG GGAGATAGAGGCATTCCTGGAGAACGGGGAAAGAAAGGAGACAAGGGAGACTATGGAGAATCTGGATCTACTGGACCAATG GGGAGACCGGGAGAAAAGGGCGAACCAGGACTGACA AAAGAAGAGGTCATCAGAATAATAAGGGAAATCTGTG GCTGTGGTCTGAAGTGCAGAGAGAGCCCTCTGGAGCTGGTGTTTGTGATAGACAGCTCTGAGAGCGTGGGGCCAGAGAACTTTGAGTTGGTGAAGGACTTTGTGAACGCTATAATCGACCGGGTGTCGGTGAGCCAAGATGCTAGCCAGATTGGCGTGGTGCTCTACAGCCATGTGGACATGGTGGTGGTCAGTCTGCAGCAACAGCCCAGCCAGGACGACATCAAGGCCGCCGTCAGGAACATGCCCTACTTGGGCGAGGGCACTTTCACTGGCAGCGCCATCCACCGAGCCAACCAGCTGTTCAAGGCCTCGCGGCCTGGAGTGAGGAAGGTGGCTGTGGTTTTAACCGATGGGCAGGCCGACCCCCGTGAcgtcatgaagtttgaagaaaCAGCCACAGAGGCCCACGCAGAGGGGATCGAGATGTTTGTGATAGGAGTCGCGAACAAGACCGACCCTCTGTACAAAGAGTTTCAGGCTGAGATGAAGGTCATCGCCTCGGATCCAGatgaagagcacgtctacattaTAGATAACTTCAGGGAGCTTCCCA CTCTGGAAAGCAAAATACTGAGTCAGATTTGCGAGCAGGACGACTCCATGGCCTTTCTACCGAACTCTGTCTTTCCATCTGTGGAAATCCACCCAGAGGTTCCAGAGGACAGCCGTTCCAGAGAGTtcccagagagagaaaatatacaA CACGAACTCACAGTGGGGATAGTAACAGCCCCAACTCTACAGTCCCCTGAGTCAGGGCGGCCTGAAGAGAGCCGGCTTGATACTAAACTGTTGATGGAGCCCTGGAACAGGCTTCCAGACATCACGTTGGCCTCTCCCGGTGGCCGAGGGAAGCAGGGACCCGGTGTGACGTCTGTCGTGGGGCCTCAGATTCCAACGGACTGGCTACGTCAAGCAAAGAGCACACAGGCTCCAgtcagccctcctcctcccccacccctGACAGACTTGTCAGTGTCAG gTGAAGGGTGCGGTCAGCCTCTGGACCCAGGTCCCTGTCGGCAGTACGTAGTCAAGTGGTACTATGACCCCGAGGCCAACGCGTGTGCCCAGTTCTGGTACGGGGGCTGTCAGGGCAATGCAAACAAGTTTGAGACTGAAGCAGACTGCAGGAATTCCTGCATCTACACATAA